From Zavarzinella sp., one genomic window encodes:
- a CDS encoding YraN family protein: protein MGSPRESSFTRYPLWRKWFGNRSEKAVARYFRRLGFRVIARNLDDRLGEIDLIVCDRSTLIIVEVRSSESRSLQELAATVNRQKQKRLTLAASRFLYRKRKLVGQRTIRFDVVAIRWAPEQHQPEIGHFPNAFEAVGDYQMHF, encoded by the coding sequence ATGGGCTCACCACGCGAAAGCAGTTTTACCCGTTACCCGCTTTGGCGAAAATGGTTTGGCAATCGCTCCGAAAAAGCGGTTGCTAGGTATTTTCGTCGTTTGGGTTTCCGGGTAATTGCCAGAAATCTGGATGATCGGCTGGGCGAAATTGACCTGATTGTCTGCGACCGTAGCACACTGATTATTGTGGAAGTTCGTTCCAGCGAATCCCGCAGCCTGCAGGAACTGGCAGCAACGGTCAACCGTCAGAAACAGAAACGACTGACCCTCGCTGCATCCCGTTTTCTATATCGCAAACGAAAACTGGTGGGACAACGCACGATTCGTTTTGATGTCGTTGCGATTCGATGGGCACCCGAACAACACCAGCCGGAAATTGGTCACTTCCCAAATGCTTTTGAAGCAGTTGGCGATTATCAAATGCACTTTTAA
- the trmD gene encoding tRNA (guanosine(37)-N1)-methyltransferase TrmD: protein MRFDILTLFPDIFQGFLHQSILNDSIEKGLVSINLWNIRNWATGKHLTVDDRPFGGGPGMVIMCPPVFNCVEHVQSQSESPGAVVMLTPAGRRLNQSVVRELSHCPRLLLLCGRYEGFDDRIRQGLQPIEISVGDFVCNGGEVPAMILIETLIRLIPGVLGDLDSVVEESHSVEGMLEYPQYTRPREFRGMAVPEILLSGDHQAIARWRKEQAQKRTNEHLE, encoded by the coding sequence GTGCGATTCGATATTCTCACCCTTTTTCCGGATATCTTTCAGGGTTTTCTTCATCAGAGTATCCTGAACGACTCCATCGAAAAAGGACTAGTTTCGATCAATCTGTGGAATATTCGTAACTGGGCTACTGGTAAGCACTTAACAGTGGACGACCGCCCTTTTGGTGGTGGTCCGGGCATGGTAATCATGTGCCCACCGGTTTTTAACTGTGTGGAACATGTTCAAAGCCAGAGCGAATCGCCAGGTGCGGTGGTCATGCTGACGCCCGCAGGCAGGCGATTGAATCAGTCGGTGGTGCGGGAATTATCGCACTGCCCACGGTTGCTGTTGTTGTGCGGTCGATACGAGGGATTTGACGATCGGATTCGACAAGGTTTGCAGCCAATCGAAATTTCAGTGGGTGATTTTGTCTGCAACGGCGGCGAAGTCCCTGCAATGATTTTGATTGAAACCTTGATTCGCCTGATTCCTGGTGTGTTGGGCGATCTGGATTCGGTTGTTGAAGAATCACATAGTGTTGAGGGGATGCTGGAATACCCACAATACACCCGCCCGCGAGAATTTCGTGGGATGGCAGTGCCGGAAATTCTGCTGAGTGGCGATCATCAGGCGATTGCACGCTGGCGGAAAGAGCAGGCACAGAAACGGACAAACGAACATTTGGAATAA
- the obgE gene encoding GTPase ObgE has translation MFVDYVEIYVKAGNGGRGMNSFRREKYVPKGGPDGGDGGNGGSIIIRAVENADNLAPLVQHKHWVAEKGAPGGSSLCHGKSAKDLIIGVPKGTIVLDRERGHVLKDLTEIGMEVTVAKGGKGGKGNKHFATATNRAPREYQPGEEGEERWLRLELKLIADVGLIGLPNAGKSTLLSRLTRARPEIGDYPFTTKHPNLGMVTVGDEHTFVMADLPGLIEGAHAGVGLGHEFLRHIERTRIVIHLVECYPTDNSDPVQNYLQIREELAQYSEELAAKHEIIALSKMELTNSEEILTRFRNETGKEVIPISAVTGQGLNHLMSRAVVVLAELKAAELDAPVEQSPNSSVVE, from the coding sequence GTGTTTGTGGATTATGTGGAAATCTACGTGAAGGCCGGCAACGGCGGTCGTGGGATGAACAGCTTTCGGCGCGAAAAATATGTGCCGAAAGGCGGGCCTGATGGTGGGGATGGTGGGAACGGTGGCTCCATCATCATCCGAGCGGTGGAAAATGCAGACAATCTGGCCCCACTGGTGCAGCATAAACACTGGGTGGCTGAAAAAGGTGCCCCAGGTGGGTCTTCGCTGTGCCACGGCAAATCAGCCAAAGACCTGATCATCGGCGTGCCGAAAGGCACTATCGTACTCGATCGAGAACGTGGGCATGTGCTGAAAGATCTGACCGAAATTGGCATGGAAGTAACTGTTGCCAAAGGCGGGAAAGGTGGCAAAGGGAATAAGCACTTTGCTACTGCAACCAACCGGGCCCCTCGGGAATATCAGCCAGGGGAAGAAGGTGAAGAACGCTGGTTAAGGCTGGAATTGAAACTGATTGCCGATGTGGGGCTGATTGGACTACCAAATGCAGGAAAATCCACTCTTCTGTCTCGATTGACGCGTGCCAGACCGGAAATCGGCGATTACCCGTTTACCACGAAACATCCGAATCTGGGCATGGTCACGGTGGGTGATGAGCATACCTTTGTGATGGCCGATCTGCCCGGTCTGATTGAGGGGGCCCACGCGGGAGTGGGTCTGGGACATGAATTTCTACGCCATATTGAGCGTACCCGAATTGTGATCCACCTGGTCGAGTGCTACCCCACCGATAATTCGGACCCTGTGCAGAACTACCTGCAAATCCGGGAAGAATTGGCTCAATATTCAGAAGAATTAGCAGCAAAGCATGAAATTATTGCTCTGAGCAAAATGGAATTGACAAATAGTGAGGAAATTCTCACAAGATTCCGCAACGAGACTGGCAAAGAAGTGATTCCGATCTCTGCGGTTACCGGTCAGGGTCTGAACCACCTGATGTCGCGTGCGGTCGTGGTGCTGGCAGAATTAAAGGCGGCGGAGCTGGATGCCCCAGTCGAACAATCGCCCAATTCTTCCGTGGTAGAGTGA
- a CDS encoding DUF1501 domain-containing protein: MFHDPMFSIRHPVDRRRLLSLSAFGLTGLLANSSQVRASENTPHRAIINIHLDGGAPQHETFDPKPDAPEEIRGDIRPIRTTIPGVFISELMPKLASIAKDCVFIRSLVGSVNVHDAFQCQSGFSARDLRTLGGRPAVGSIIQKLLGSTTDTSPSFVDIMQGRPQVRNSARPGFLGPTYNPFRPDISQMFQRELEAGMVTELARRGEQHKIELELVSDLSPERLSDRLSLLNQFDSVRRQIDSSGSMEALDQFTQQAASVLTSGRFANALNLETESAKTLARYTAPASNVGVQSTTSEDRFAGRKLLLARKLVEAGVRAVSVSFSDFDTHSNNFPRMKNLLPIVDHAIHAFIIDLKERGLWDRVCIIVWGEFGRTPRVNKSGGRDHWPRVGPALLAGGSINTGMVLGATNKWAEDAIERPISYQDIFATLYHHMGIDAANTTILDTTGRPQYLVPEGKVIVEVAN, translated from the coding sequence ATGTTCCATGATCCAATGTTTTCGATCAGACATCCCGTTGATCGTCGCCGACTGCTCTCGTTGTCTGCATTTGGATTAACAGGGTTATTGGCGAATTCATCTCAGGTTCGCGCATCGGAAAACACGCCCCACCGTGCCATTATTAACATTCACCTGGATGGTGGTGCCCCGCAGCACGAAACATTCGATCCCAAACCGGATGCTCCAGAAGAAATCCGAGGGGATATTCGGCCGATCCGCACCACTATTCCGGGTGTGTTCATCAGCGAATTGATGCCGAAGCTGGCATCGATTGCCAAAGACTGCGTTTTTATCCGCTCTTTGGTGGGTTCCGTGAATGTGCACGATGCTTTTCAGTGCCAGTCGGGATTCTCTGCCCGTGACCTGCGTACGTTGGGTGGCCGGCCAGCCGTTGGCTCGATTATTCAGAAATTGCTGGGCAGCACCACCGATACTTCGCCCTCATTTGTCGATATCATGCAGGGCCGCCCACAGGTTCGGAACAGCGCCCGACCAGGCTTCCTGGGCCCCACCTACAATCCATTTCGGCCAGATATTTCCCAGATGTTCCAACGGGAGTTAGAAGCGGGCATGGTCACCGAACTTGCCCGACGTGGGGAACAGCACAAAATCGAACTGGAACTGGTTTCTGATTTGTCGCCAGAACGATTGTCTGATCGTTTGAGTCTGCTGAACCAATTCGATTCTGTACGTCGCCAGATTGATTCCAGTGGCAGCATGGAAGCATTAGATCAATTTACCCAGCAGGCAGCCTCGGTGCTGACTTCCGGTCGATTTGCCAACGCACTGAATCTGGAAACAGAATCCGCTAAAACACTCGCACGTTACACCGCACCCGCTTCGAACGTGGGGGTACAATCAACCACCAGCGAAGACCGGTTTGCTGGCCGGAAGTTATTACTGGCAAGGAAGTTAGTAGAGGCAGGGGTGCGTGCCGTCAGCGTATCGTTCAGCGATTTCGACACCCACTCAAATAACTTCCCACGGATGAAGAACCTGTTACCAATTGTCGACCATGCAATCCATGCGTTCATCATTGATTTGAAGGAACGGGGATTGTGGGATCGAGTTTGTATCATCGTTTGGGGTGAGTTTGGCCGCACCCCACGTGTCAATAAGAGCGGCGGCCGAGATCACTGGCCCCGCGTGGGGCCTGCATTACTGGCAGGTGGTAGCATCAATACTGGCATGGTGCTTGGTGCCACCAACAAATGGGCGGAAGATGCAATTGAACGCCCGATTTCCTACCAGGATATTTTTGCAACGCTCTACCACCACATGGGAATTGATGCAGCAAATACCACCATTCTGGATACCACCGGCCGCCCACAGTATCTGGTGCCGGAAGGAAAAGTAATTGTGGAAGTGGCGAACTAG
- a CDS encoding type III pantothenate kinase has product MPDFIIDAGNSRIKLTRCQNAEIILPVAATSDRTPAGLKALCATLQVDFAKQHFWAIGSSNPPLAQDLQQFLLSHNQQVLWLDSRAKIPLLVDVDYPDQVGIDRLLNAVAAKSLSQNTPRIIVDAGSAVTVDFVDETSIFRGGVIFPGMRLMGQALKANTAKLPLIEPAMLEKWPVPARNTQTAIGSGIAYAIAGGIDRVVEQLASLYPTPPHVLLTGGDISPRLIQLLQITHRFQLRSFPALTLQGIATAATTFSGEYQKTS; this is encoded by the coding sequence GTGCCAGATTTTATTATCGATGCGGGCAATTCGCGGATCAAATTAACCCGCTGCCAGAATGCAGAAATTATTCTTCCGGTTGCTGCAACTTCCGACCGCACTCCAGCGGGGCTGAAAGCGCTTTGTGCCACTCTTCAGGTTGATTTTGCCAAACAGCATTTTTGGGCAATTGGCTCCAGTAACCCCCCACTGGCTCAGGATTTACAGCAATTTTTGTTGTCCCACAATCAGCAGGTATTGTGGCTGGATAGCCGGGCAAAAATCCCGCTGCTGGTGGATGTGGACTATCCGGATCAGGTGGGGATCGATCGCCTGTTGAACGCAGTTGCTGCGAAATCGCTTTCCCAGAACACCCCTCGGATCATCGTGGATGCGGGATCAGCCGTAACGGTAGATTTTGTTGATGAGACCAGCATTTTTCGTGGGGGAGTTATCTTTCCCGGGATGCGTCTGATGGGTCAGGCGTTGAAAGCAAACACCGCGAAGTTGCCACTAATCGAACCAGCGATGCTGGAAAAATGGCCGGTACCAGCCCGCAATACCCAGACCGCCATCGGCAGTGGCATCGCGTATGCGATAGCAGGAGGCATTGATCGTGTGGTGGAACAACTGGCTTCGCTTTACCCCACGCCACCGCACGTACTGCTGACAGGTGGGGATATTTCCCCACGGCTGATTCAATTGTTACAAATTACTCATCGTTTTCAGCTCCGCTCGTTCCCTGCACTGACATTGCAGGGCATTGCCACCGCAGCAACCACTTTTTCCGGCGAATACCAGAAGACTTCCTGA
- the tyrS gene encoding tyrosine--tRNA ligase — protein sequence MKSLEDQLALLARGTEQIEPKDGLRKKLETSAKTGKPLRVKYGIDPTGIDVHLGHTVPLRKLRLFQELGHQAVLIIGNYTAMVGDPSGRDATRAGLTEEQVTANAQDYLKQISRIIDISTTEVRFNGEWFSKFSFLDVMSLLGKSTIQRMLEREDFSKRYNSRPESIPIYMHECLYPLMQGYDSVAIHADIELGGSEQLFNLMLGRRLQESAGQVPQVCITLPILRGLDGHRRMGKSLGNYIGVAESADQQFGKTMSIPDELMPEWLELLTNCPKEEIAQLTDPAQTHPMVAKKQLARLVAGSYHPEDVVLQAQTNWETQFSGKQDPENIPEVVLERANYGETIGIMKLLVALGFCSSSTQAKQKVNEGAVNIGPDRTKISDFREQIPLTDGLLVRLGSKNIARIRVE from the coding sequence ATGAAATCGTTAGAAGATCAGCTAGCCCTGCTTGCACGTGGGACCGAGCAAATCGAACCGAAAGATGGCCTGCGGAAAAAACTGGAAACCAGTGCAAAAACCGGCAAACCCCTGCGGGTGAAATACGGCATCGATCCTACCGGAATTGATGTACACCTGGGGCATACGGTTCCTTTACGTAAGTTACGGCTGTTTCAGGAGTTAGGCCATCAAGCCGTGCTGATTATCGGCAACTACACCGCCATGGTGGGAGATCCCAGTGGTCGCGATGCCACGCGGGCAGGATTAACTGAAGAGCAGGTGACTGCAAATGCCCAGGATTACCTGAAACAGATCAGCAGAATCATCGACATTTCCACCACAGAGGTGCGGTTTAACGGGGAGTGGTTCAGCAAGTTTTCGTTTCTGGATGTAATGAGCCTGCTGGGGAAATCAACCATCCAGCGGATGCTGGAGCGGGAAGACTTTTCCAAACGTTACAATTCACGTCCAGAATCAATCCCCATCTACATGCACGAATGCCTCTACCCGCTGATGCAGGGGTATGACAGCGTGGCAATTCATGCTGATATCGAATTAGGTGGCAGTGAGCAGTTGTTTAACCTGATGCTGGGCAGACGTTTGCAGGAATCTGCAGGTCAGGTTCCACAGGTGTGTATTACTCTGCCGATTCTGCGTGGTCTGGATGGCCACCGACGCATGGGCAAAAGTCTGGGCAATTACATTGGCGTTGCGGAATCCGCCGACCAGCAGTTTGGCAAAACGATGAGTATTCCAGATGAATTGATGCCGGAATGGCTGGAATTGCTGACCAATTGCCCCAAAGAAGAAATTGCCCAGTTGACCGACCCGGCGCAAACTCATCCGATGGTGGCAAAAAAGCAGCTTGCACGTCTGGTGGCGGGCAGCTACCACCCGGAAGACGTGGTTCTGCAGGCCCAGACCAACTGGGAGACCCAGTTCAGTGGCAAGCAGGATCCAGAAAATATTCCAGAAGTGGTACTGGAACGTGCGAACTACGGCGAAACGATTGGTATCATGAAGTTACTGGTGGCCCTGGGGTTCTGTTCCAGCAGCACTCAGGCAAAACAGAAAGTAAACGAAGGTGCGGTGAACATTGGGCCCGATCGCACCAAAATTAGTGATTTTCGGGAACAAATCCCGTTAACCGATGGTCTGCTCGTGCGATTAGGCAGCAAAAACATCGCCAGAATTCGCGTGGAATGA
- a CDS encoding DedA family protein codes for MMITTTDVWQYVGVFSALVVSAFGAPIPEELPIATGGVLVGREWNDPTSGMRWWIMLPICIFGVVLCDTILYLVGRKYGSWLVQRKWVQKRVVSPEKLERIKLNFDKYGIGILLGARLMPGIRTPVFICAGMIRMPFYRFLLADGIYAIPGVNLLFWLGYWFTNQFLEILHKIENYRPIVIACVLSALAGVLLYHVLKRKVTTGDPEEIPVIGRRVAEISHHRHLEHLHEEHPEMLAPDAAPTLPEPGDPKPETESPPEETK; via the coding sequence ATGATGATTACCACGACCGATGTGTGGCAATACGTCGGTGTATTTTCGGCGTTGGTGGTATCTGCATTTGGCGCCCCAATTCCAGAAGAATTACCTATTGCCACAGGCGGGGTACTTGTCGGACGTGAATGGAATGACCCCACCAGTGGAATGCGCTGGTGGATCATGCTGCCCATCTGCATTTTTGGCGTCGTACTGTGTGATACCATTTTGTACCTTGTTGGCCGAAAATACGGTTCCTGGCTGGTTCAACGGAAGTGGGTGCAAAAACGGGTTGTCTCACCCGAAAAATTAGAACGAATAAAACTCAATTTCGACAAATACGGGATTGGCATTCTGTTGGGGGCACGCCTGATGCCAGGGATTCGGACACCGGTTTTCATCTGTGCCGGAATGATCCGGATGCCATTCTACCGCTTTCTGTTGGCAGATGGGATCTATGCGATCCCTGGGGTGAACCTTCTCTTCTGGCTGGGCTACTGGTTCACGAACCAGTTTCTGGAAATTCTGCACAAAATTGAAAATTATCGCCCAATTGTCATTGCGTGCGTACTTTCCGCCCTCGCCGGTGTGCTGCTTTACCATGTGCTCAAGCGAAAAGTGACCACAGGTGATCCGGAAGAAATTCCGGTCATCGGCAGACGGGTAGCGGAAATCAGCCACCATCGTCATCTGGAACATCTTCATGAAGAGCATCCGGAAATGCTGGCACCGGATGCAGCACCCACATTACCCGAGCCTGGGGACCCTAAACCAGAAACCGAGTCACCGCCCGAAGAAACGAAGTAA
- the rplS gene encoding 50S ribosomal protein L19, whose amino-acid sequence MRNKYIEHIDQQQKQKAVELHTAQCAATKQDFARTIDTIQIGDTVDVHFWLELGEKGRLQVFTGTVIAIKGEKPDERINVRRIVQGEGVERIFPLSSPRIAKIEVKRHGVARRAKLYYLRDRVGKKTRLKERKPK is encoded by the coding sequence ATGCGTAACAAATACATCGAACATATCGACCAGCAGCAGAAGCAAAAAGCGGTCGAATTACACACAGCCCAATGTGCGGCAACCAAACAGGATTTTGCCCGCACCATCGACACCATCCAGATTGGTGATACTGTCGATGTGCACTTCTGGCTGGAACTGGGTGAAAAGGGCCGTCTGCAGGTATTCACGGGCACCGTGATCGCCATCAAAGGTGAAAAACCTGATGAGCGGATCAACGTTCGCCGAATTGTGCAGGGTGAAGGTGTCGAGCGAATTTTTCCACTTTCTTCCCCACGGATTGCCAAAATTGAAGTGAAACGCCACGGGGTGGCTCGTCGGGCCAAGCTTTACTACCTCCGCGATCGCGTGGGTAAGAAAACCCGCCTCAAAGAACGCAAACCAAAGTAA
- a CDS encoding DUF1501 domain-containing protein — protein sequence MNLELLFQAGMLNRRDLISRLGAGFGMMGLATMLGNQTAHGAGNLNPLAVKKPHFPVKAKRVIQIFANGGPSHVDTFDPKPKLQQFAGKTLPMPNLRTERKTGAAFPSPFKFQKYGQSGIEVSELFQKTAAHIDDMCIIRSMHANVPNHEPSLLLMNCGEARLIRPSMGSWLTYGLGSENQNLPGFFAMCPGGYPIQESQNWQAGFLPGVYQGTYIDTRHTDVNKLVENVRNSLMPIDQQRRQLDLLLQLNQQHSKERQNDPQLEARLQSYEMAFRMQTEAAEIFDVRNERKEILDAYGPGTQARQLLIARRLVERGVRFVQVWHGAGQPWDNHDDIEVNHRRLAKETDQGIAALLTDLKRLGLFDETLVIWGGEFGRTPVVELPTPGSNAGKINGRDHNHHGFSMWLAGGGVKGGQVVGATDEFGFAAAENKVHVHDLHATIMKLMGFDHEKFTFRYAGRDFRLTDVHGNVVNQIIA from the coding sequence ATGAATCTGGAACTTCTATTTCAAGCCGGAATGCTGAATCGCCGTGATCTGATTTCTCGTCTGGGTGCTGGTTTTGGCATGATGGGCCTGGCGACGATGTTAGGCAATCAGACGGCCCATGGTGCGGGTAATCTGAACCCACTGGCGGTGAAAAAGCCTCATTTTCCGGTCAAAGCCAAACGAGTCATTCAGATTTTTGCCAATGGCGGGCCAAGCCATGTGGATACGTTCGATCCCAAACCAAAATTGCAGCAGTTTGCAGGTAAAACCTTACCAATGCCGAACTTACGCACCGAGCGTAAAACGGGTGCTGCATTTCCGTCCCCGTTTAAGTTTCAGAAATATGGCCAAAGTGGGATCGAAGTCAGCGAGTTGTTTCAGAAGACCGCCGCCCACATTGACGATATGTGCATCATTCGTTCCATGCATGCCAATGTTCCGAACCACGAACCCTCCTTGCTCCTGATGAACTGTGGGGAAGCCCGCCTGATTCGTCCCAGTATGGGTTCCTGGCTAACGTACGGCCTCGGCAGCGAAAACCAGAACCTGCCCGGCTTTTTTGCGATGTGTCCGGGTGGGTATCCCATTCAGGAATCGCAGAACTGGCAGGCCGGCTTTTTACCGGGAGTCTACCAGGGGACCTACATCGATACCCGCCACACCGATGTGAATAAACTGGTGGAGAATGTTCGCAATAGCCTGATGCCAATTGACCAGCAACGTCGGCAGCTTGATCTGCTGTTGCAACTGAATCAGCAGCACTCGAAGGAACGCCAGAACGATCCCCAGTTGGAGGCTCGGCTGCAGTCTTACGAAATGGCATTCCGCATGCAGACGGAAGCGGCGGAAATCTTTGATGTTCGAAATGAACGCAAGGAAATACTGGATGCATACGGCCCTGGCACGCAGGCACGACAATTATTGATCGCCCGCAGATTGGTGGAACGTGGGGTGCGGTTTGTGCAGGTGTGGCATGGAGCTGGCCAGCCATGGGATAACCATGATGATATTGAAGTGAACCACCGCCGACTGGCGAAGGAAACGGATCAGGGTATTGCCGCACTGCTGACTGATTTGAAGCGATTGGGGCTTTTTGACGAAACTCTGGTGATCTGGGGTGGGGAATTTGGACGCACCCCAGTAGTGGAATTACCCACGCCGGGGTCGAATGCCGGCAAGATTAATGGTCGCGACCACAACCACCACGGCTTTTCCATGTGGTTGGCAGGTGGTGGTGTGAAAGGCGGTCAGGTGGTTGGTGCTACCGACGAGTTTGGCTTTGCCGCTGCCGAAAACAAGGTACATGTGCACGACCTCCACGCCACTATCATGAAATTGATGGGCTTCGATCATGAAAAGTTTACGTTCCGCTATGCTGGCCGCGATTTCCGCCTGACCGATGTCCACGGCAATGTAGTGAACCAGATAATTGCCTGA
- the tsaD gene encoding tRNA (adenosine(37)-N6)-threonylcarbamoyltransferase complex transferase subunit TsaD, which yields MYFLALESSCDETAAAVFTEDRVVLSNVVASQNELHTQFGGVVPEIAARAHLRNLLPVIDEALRQANITIHQVNCIAVHHTPGLVGALLITVTAAKMLSVVLDVPLIALNHIQSHIYACRMSAEKEIFPCVGLVVSGGHTAIFDCASPLQMSLLGSTRDDAAGEAFDKVAAILEIGFPGGPKLEKIAKAGNPHAFSFPRAFLKENRIEFSFSGLKTAVLYEVKGQKNAATTPPEMTTQRRADVAASFQQAVVDVLVAKSRQALHLTGYPRLAVGGGVIANQTLRTALKVMTSDENCELFIPPMSLCTDNAAMAALAVEKYHVGDFAPLDLDAKPNFL from the coding sequence ATGTATTTTTTAGCGTTAGAATCATCGTGCGATGAAACCGCTGCTGCAGTGTTTACCGAAGACCGCGTGGTGCTGTCGAACGTTGTCGCTTCCCAAAACGAACTGCACACCCAGTTTGGCGGCGTGGTGCCTGAAATTGCTGCCAGGGCCCACCTGAGAAACCTGTTACCAGTGATTGATGAAGCGTTGCGACAGGCAAACATCACAATCCACCAGGTGAACTGCATTGCGGTGCACCACACCCCCGGTCTGGTGGGTGCATTGCTGATTACCGTCACTGCGGCGAAAATGCTTTCCGTGGTGCTGGATGTGCCACTGATCGCTCTAAATCACATTCAATCCCACATTTATGCGTGCCGGATGTCCGCGGAAAAAGAGATCTTTCCGTGCGTCGGCCTGGTCGTCAGTGGGGGGCATACCGCGATCTTTGATTGTGCCAGCCCACTACAAATGTCGCTTCTTGGCAGCACGCGCGACGATGCAGCAGGTGAAGCGTTCGATAAGGTGGCAGCAATTCTGGAAATTGGCTTTCCAGGTGGGCCAAAACTGGAAAAAATTGCCAAAGCAGGCAATCCGCACGCATTTTCTTTCCCACGAGCGTTCCTGAAGGAAAATCGCATTGAATTCAGCTTCAGTGGCTTAAAGACTGCGGTTTTGTATGAAGTGAAAGGGCAAAAAAACGCTGCGACGACCCCGCCGGAGATGACCACACAGCGTCGAGCAGATGTGGCAGCTAGTTTTCAGCAGGCTGTTGTCGATGTGCTGGTGGCGAAAAGTCGGCAGGCATTGCACCTGACGGGCTATCCACGTCTGGCTGTAGGTGGGGGAGTCATTGCCAACCAGACTCTCCGAACTGCTTTGAAGGTAATGACTTCCGACGAAAACTGCGAATTGTTTATCCCCCCAATGTCGTTATGCACGGACAATGCTGCCATGGCCGCACTTGCTGTTGAAAAATACCACGTGGGAGACTTTGCCCCACTGGATCTGGATGCCAAGCCGAACTTTCTTTGA
- a CDS encoding RNA ligase (ATP) produces MRTLASIQVVNEIRPIVGADAIEAIRVLGWWVVVKKNEFQLGQPLVYCEIDSLLPERSEFEFLRKSCFKPEIMHLGEVYRPAGFRIKTIRLRGQVSQGLCLPLTVLPPGTPTDVGTDVTDVLGITKYEVPDFSEVGDGSSTFPGFLVKTDETRVQVLEQLLQELAGREFLMTEKLDGTSFTCFWHQDEFGVCSRNRQIDATNLEQPHARIANQLGLAEKLKWVKEKYGFSPAIQGELVGSGIQGNKYRMDRRQLFVFNLFNIDQAELVPHAFAMQLLQELELTSVPSLGTLVLNHSVDELLNLSVGKSTLNPNVEREGIVFRPETEEYCQRLQGRLSFKAINPQFLLKYDE; encoded by the coding sequence ATGAGAACGTTAGCCAGTATCCAGGTAGTTAATGAAATTCGTCCCATCGTGGGTGCGGATGCCATTGAAGCAATCCGTGTCCTCGGTTGGTGGGTGGTTGTCAAGAAGAATGAATTTCAACTTGGGCAGCCGCTGGTGTACTGCGAAATCGACTCTTTACTTCCAGAACGAAGCGAATTTGAGTTTTTGCGAAAAAGTTGCTTTAAACCAGAAATCATGCATCTTGGGGAAGTTTATCGCCCCGCCGGCTTTCGAATTAAAACAATTCGCTTGCGTGGTCAGGTTTCTCAGGGGCTTTGCCTACCACTGACAGTGCTGCCACCTGGTACCCCCACCGATGTGGGGACAGATGTTACAGATGTTCTGGGAATTACCAAATATGAGGTGCCAGACTTTTCGGAAGTTGGCGATGGCTCTTCTACGTTTCCAGGCTTTCTGGTGAAGACGGACGAAACCCGCGTACAGGTCCTGGAACAACTATTGCAGGAACTGGCCGGGCGGGAGTTTCTGATGACCGAAAAACTGGATGGAACCTCATTCACGTGTTTTTGGCATCAGGATGAATTTGGCGTATGCAGCCGAAACCGGCAGATTGATGCGACGAATCTGGAACAGCCCCACGCCCGAATTGCGAATCAACTAGGCCTGGCGGAAAAGCTAAAGTGGGTGAAGGAGAAATATGGCTTTTCACCCGCCATCCAGGGAGAATTGGTCGGTTCCGGAATTCAAGGCAACAAATACCGCATGGATCGAAGGCAACTGTTTGTGTTCAATCTGTTTAACATTGATCAGGCAGAACTGGTGCCACACGCTTTCGCGATGCAATTGCTGCAGGAACTGGAACTGACCTCTGTTCCATCGTTGGGTACGCTGGTACTGAACCACAGTGTCGATGAACTCTTGAACCTTTCCGTGGGCAAAAGCACCCTGAATCCGAACGTGGAGCGGGAAGGGATCGTATTTCGACCCGAAACCGAAGAATATTGCCAACGCTTGCAAGGTCGTCTGAGCTTTAAAGCAATTAACCCACAGTTTTTGTTGAAA
- the rpsP gene encoding 30S ribosomal protein S16 has translation MAVRIRMKPMGRTHRHFYRIVAIDSRQPNDGRAIEYLGTYDPHCPQKDKSVSLNTERIAYWKSVGAKISPRVETLLEKYSTAPAEKASESSPS, from the coding sequence GTGGCGGTTCGCATTCGTATGAAGCCGATGGGTCGTACTCATCGACATTTCTACCGGATTGTCGCAATCGATTCTCGTCAACCAAACGATGGTCGTGCGATTGAATATCTGGGAACTTATGATCCTCATTGTCCACAAAAGGACAAATCGGTCAGTTTGAACACTGAACGGATTGCCTATTGGAAAAGTGTGGGTGCCAAAATCTCGCCACGCGTTGAGACTTTGTTAGAAAAGTACAGCACTGCACCTGCAGAAAAAGCCAGCGAAAGCTCGCCTTCCTAG